The proteins below come from a single Miscanthus floridulus cultivar M001 chromosome 1, ASM1932011v1, whole genome shotgun sequence genomic window:
- the LOC136483297 gene encoding dof zinc finger protein DOF5.7-like: protein MASATAVATGDDAVGTRKGGTGGAAAAGGGGTAPPPPTTQTQTQQGQQQPPPPPPPPEQGLRCPRCDSPNTKFCYYNNYSLSQPRHFCKTCRRYWTKGGALRNVPVGGGCRKNKRSRSAAASRLSLNLQPEAAGAADQQAAARLGFLGAAHPSVASSPIGGGGPAADYHQQPGAAVGMMAALPRLHASAVVGQYVPFGEWPSSGDVSSGGGGGACHAVNGGAAVSMSSSIASSIESLSFINQDLHWKLQQQRLATMFLGTPTTSSGGAAAHVDGGAAAGAAAAAHVGGAFLHMAAGPPPPGMVEATMPPPPATSWFMDSSCYALPSPTAHHANTAAAAVATSNCNVVNSSGGDDDNATSNNNNCGPGSAIPSWGDMSTFAMLP, encoded by the coding sequence ATGGCgtcggcgacggcggtggcgacgGGGGACGACGCGGTCGGGACACGGAAGGGCGGCACCGGcggtgcagcagcagcaggcggcggGGGCACGGCGCCGCCTCCTCCTACCACGCAGACGCAGACGCAGCAgggccagcagcagccgccgccgcctcccccgcCGCCCGAGCAGGGGCTGCGGTGCCCGCGCTGCGACTCCCCCAACACCAAGTTCTGCTACTACAACAACTACAGCCTGTCGCAGCCGCGCCACTTCTGCAAGACGTGCCGCAGGTACTGGACCAAGGGCGGCGCGCTCCGCAACGTGCCCGTCGGCGGGGGATGCCGCAAGAACAAGCGCTcgcgctccgcggccgcctcgcgCCTCTCGCTCAACCTGCAACCGGAGGCCGCCGGTGCCGCCGACCAGCAGGCGGCGGCGAGGCTGGGCTTCCTTGGCGCCGCTCATCCGTCCGTGGCGTCGTCGCCGATTGGCGGCGGCGGCCCCGCGGCCGACTACCACCAGCAGCCGGGCGCCGCAGTCGGCATGATGGCCGCCCTGCCGCGGCTCCACGCCTCCGCCGTCGTCGGCCAGTACGTGCCGTTCGGGGAGTGGCCGTCGTCAGGGGACGTTTcttcaggcggcggcggcggagcctgCCACGCGGTGAACGGTGGCGCGGCGGTGAGCATGAGCAGCAGCATCGCGTCGTCCATCGAGTCGCTGAGCTTCATCAACCAGGACCTGCACTGGAAGCTGCAGCAGCAGCGGCTGGCCACCATGTTCCTGggcacgccgacgacgagctccggcggcgcggcggcccatgtcgacggcggcgcggcggcaggagcagcagcagcagcgcacgtGGGCGGCGCCTTCTTGCACATGGCGGCGGGACCACCACCGCCCGGCATGGTGGAGGCCACCATGCCGCCTCCGCCGGCGACGTCGTGGTTCATGGACAGCTCCTGCTACGCGCTCCCTTCCCCGACCGCGCATCACGCTAACACAGCCGCGGCGGCCGTAGCCACCAGCAACTGCAACGTCGTCAACAGCAGCGGCGGTGACGACGACAACGCCACGTCGAACAACAACAACTGCGGGCCGGGGAGCGCGATCCCGTCGTGGGGCGACATGTCGACGTTCGCGATGCTGCCTTGA